Proteins from a genomic interval of Xanthomonas sp. AM6:
- a CDS encoding NAD(P)-dependent alcohol dehydrogenase has translation MSVNAYGTYAGDKPLEPLQIARRTPGPHDVRIDIAFCGICHSDLHQARGEWAGTVFPCVPGHEIVGRVAAVGVHVAGFRPGDLVGVGCIVDSCRHCEECDSGLENYCDGMIGTYNFPCADAPGHTLGGYSQQIVVHERYVLRIRHPAEQLAAVAPLLCAGITTYSPLRHWGAGPGKKVGVVGIGGLGHVGVKLARAMGAHVVAFTTSDAKRDAAFALGADEVVVSRNAQEMAAHAKRFDLIVNTVAAPHDLDAFLILLKRDGAMVLVGAPASPHPSPAVFGLITKRRTLAGSMIGGIAETQQMLDFCAEHGIVAEIELIRADQINAAYERMLQGDVKYRFVIDNASLAA, from the coding sequence ATGTCCGTCAACGCCTACGGCACCTATGCCGGCGACAAGCCACTGGAGCCATTGCAGATCGCGCGCCGCACTCCCGGCCCGCACGACGTGCGCATCGACATCGCCTTCTGCGGCATCTGCCATTCCGACCTGCACCAGGCGCGCGGCGAATGGGCCGGCACCGTGTTCCCGTGCGTGCCGGGCCACGAGATCGTGGGCCGGGTCGCGGCGGTCGGCGTGCATGTCGCCGGCTTCCGGCCAGGCGACCTGGTCGGCGTCGGCTGCATCGTCGACAGCTGCAGGCACTGTGAGGAGTGCGACAGCGGGCTGGAGAACTACTGCGACGGCATGATCGGAACCTACAACTTCCCATGCGCCGATGCGCCTGGCCACACCCTGGGTGGTTATTCGCAGCAGATCGTGGTCCACGAGCGCTACGTGCTGCGCATCCGTCACCCGGCAGAGCAACTGGCCGCGGTGGCGCCGCTGCTGTGCGCTGGCATCACCACCTATTCGCCGCTGCGCCACTGGGGCGCCGGCCCCGGCAAGAAAGTGGGCGTGGTCGGCATCGGCGGCCTCGGCCACGTCGGCGTGAAGCTGGCCCGTGCGATGGGGGCGCATGTCGTCGCCTTCACCACCTCCGATGCCAAGCGCGACGCCGCGTTCGCATTGGGTGCCGACGAGGTCGTGGTCTCGCGCAATGCGCAGGAGATGGCGGCACACGCCAAGCGATTCGACCTGATCGTCAACACGGTGGCCGCGCCGCACGACCTGGATGCGTTCCTGATCCTGCTCAAGCGCGATGGCGCGATGGTACTGGTCGGTGCGCCGGCCAGCCCGCATCCGTCGCCGGCGGTGTTCGGCCTGATCACCAAGCGCCGCACCTTGGCCGGCTCGATGATCGGCGGAATTGCCGAGACCCAGCAGATGCTGGATTTCTGCGCCGAGCACGGCATCGTCGCCGAGATCGAGCTGATCCGCGCCGACCAGATCAACGCCGCCTACGAGCGGATGCTACAGGGCGACGTGAAGTACCGCTTTGTCATCGACAACGCCTCGCTCGCCGCCTGA
- a CDS encoding LysR family transcriptional regulator, whose translation MARRNLNDLLAFVTVAREGSFTRAGAVLGVTQSALSQAIKALETRLEIRLLTRTTRSVSPTAAGQRLLQAIGNRFDEIESELDALTALRDKPAGVVRITSGDHILHTTLLPKLTPLLHRYPDVQIEFDVSYGFRDIVADRFDAGVRLGESLDKDMIAMPIGPPLRMAAAAAPAYFQQRPVPKVPGDLTQHRCINIRFPTHGGVYVWEFERRNRQVNVRVEGQVIFSTSPPIVRAALDGLGIAFLPEQEFAPHLEDGRLLRVLEDWCPPFSGYHLYYPSRRQHSPAFSLVLDALRL comes from the coding sequence ATGGCACGACGCAACCTCAACGACCTGCTGGCCTTCGTCACCGTCGCCCGGGAAGGAAGCTTCACCCGAGCCGGTGCGGTGCTCGGGGTCACCCAGTCGGCGCTCAGCCAGGCGATCAAGGCGTTGGAAACGCGGCTGGAGATCCGCCTGCTGACGCGCACCACGCGCAGCGTGTCGCCCACCGCGGCGGGCCAGCGCCTGCTGCAGGCCATCGGCAACCGCTTCGACGAGATCGAGTCGGAACTGGACGCGCTGACCGCGCTGCGCGACAAGCCCGCCGGCGTCGTGCGCATCACCAGCGGCGACCACATCCTGCACACCACCCTGCTGCCCAAGCTGACGCCGCTGCTGCACCGCTACCCGGACGTGCAGATCGAATTCGATGTCAGCTACGGGTTCCGCGACATCGTCGCCGACCGTTTCGATGCCGGCGTGCGCTTGGGCGAAAGCCTGGACAAGGACATGATCGCGATGCCGATCGGCCCGCCGCTGCGCATGGCCGCGGCCGCGGCGCCGGCCTACTTCCAGCAGCGCCCGGTGCCGAAGGTACCGGGCGACCTGACCCAACACCGCTGCATCAACATCCGCTTCCCCACCCATGGCGGCGTCTACGTGTGGGAGTTCGAGCGGCGCAACCGGCAGGTGAACGTGCGGGTCGAAGGCCAGGTGATCTTCAGCACCTCGCCGCCGATCGTGCGCGCCGCGCTGGACGGACTCGGCATCGCATTCCTGCCCGAGCAGGAATTCGCGCCCCATCTCGAGGACGGGCGCCTGCTGCGGGTGCTGGAGGACTGGTGCCCGCCGTTCTCCGGCTACCACCTCTACTATCCCAGCCGCCGCCAGCACTCGCCGGCGTTCTCGCTGGTCCTGGACGCGCTGCGTCTTTGA
- a CDS encoding CocE/NonD family hydrolase — protein sequence MRPIAARLLVTVIAAALATAAQAQTAPMTPDITGKPFVAPTAANDYVKREVMIPMRDGVKLHTVIVLPKGAQHAPMLLTRTPYDASGRASRLASPHMRDLLPQGDEVFVDGGYIRVFQDIRGKYGSQGDYVMTRPLRGPLNGSKVDHATDAWDTIDWLVKNVRESNGKVGMIGSSYEGFTVVMALTDPHPALKVAAPESPMIDGWMGDDWLNYGAFRQVNFDYFTGQLTQRGKGSGIPRQGHDDHSNFLRAGSAGDYAKAAGVDQLPWWRKLTEHPAYDAFWQNQALDKVMGRTALKVPTMWLQGLWDQEDMWGAIHSYQAMEPRDAGNDRNYLVMGPWRHSQVNYDGSSLGALKFDGDTALQFRRDVLKPFFDQYLVDGAPKADTPPVFIYDTGENRWDRLQTWPRSCAQGCAARSKPLYLGAGGTLSFEAPAAGQGEYEEYVSDPAKPVPFVPRPVDFGDRDMWTTWLVRDQRFVDGRPDVLTFVSEPLDAPLSIAGVPEVNLQASTSGSDSDWVVKLIDVYPDEVASDPKMGGYELAVSLAIFRGRYRESFETPKPIAPNQPLAYRFGLPTANHTFQRGHRVMVQVQSSLFPLYDRNPQTYVPNIYFAKPGDYQKATQRIWHTPQQASYISLPVR from the coding sequence ATGCGACCCATCGCCGCCCGCTTGCTCGTCACCGTGATCGCCGCCGCCCTGGCCACCGCCGCCCAGGCGCAGACCGCGCCGATGACGCCCGACATCACCGGCAAACCCTTCGTCGCGCCGACCGCGGCCAACGACTACGTCAAGCGCGAGGTGATGATCCCGATGCGCGACGGGGTCAAGCTGCACACGGTGATCGTGCTGCCCAAGGGCGCGCAGCACGCGCCGATGCTGCTGACGCGCACCCCGTACGACGCCAGCGGCCGGGCCAGCCGGCTGGCCTCGCCGCACATGCGCGACCTGCTGCCGCAGGGCGACGAAGTGTTCGTCGACGGCGGCTACATCCGCGTGTTCCAGGACATCCGCGGCAAGTACGGCTCGCAGGGCGACTACGTGATGACCCGGCCGCTGCGCGGCCCGCTCAACGGCAGCAAGGTCGACCACGCCACCGACGCCTGGGACACCATCGACTGGCTGGTCAAGAACGTGCGCGAGTCCAACGGCAAGGTCGGCATGATCGGCTCGTCCTACGAGGGCTTCACCGTGGTGATGGCGCTGACCGATCCGCATCCGGCACTGAAGGTGGCCGCGCCGGAGAGTCCGATGATCGACGGCTGGATGGGCGACGACTGGCTCAACTACGGCGCGTTCCGCCAGGTCAACTTCGACTACTTCACCGGCCAGCTCACCCAGCGCGGCAAGGGCAGCGGCATTCCGCGCCAGGGCCACGACGACCACAGCAACTTCCTGCGCGCCGGCTCGGCCGGCGACTACGCCAAGGCCGCCGGCGTGGACCAGTTGCCGTGGTGGCGCAAGCTCACCGAGCACCCGGCCTACGACGCGTTCTGGCAGAACCAGGCGCTGGACAAGGTGATGGGGCGCACCGCGCTGAAGGTGCCGACGATGTGGCTGCAGGGGCTGTGGGACCAGGAGGACATGTGGGGCGCGATCCACAGCTACCAGGCGATGGAGCCGCGCGATGCCGGCAACGACAGGAACTACCTGGTGATGGGGCCGTGGCGGCACAGCCAGGTCAACTACGACGGTTCGTCGCTGGGCGCGCTGAAGTTCGACGGCGACACCGCGCTGCAGTTCCGCCGCGACGTGCTCAAGCCGTTCTTCGACCAGTACCTGGTCGACGGCGCGCCCAAGGCCGACACGCCGCCGGTGTTCATCTACGACACCGGCGAGAACCGCTGGGACCGCCTGCAGACCTGGCCGCGCAGCTGCGCGCAGGGCTGCGCGGCGCGCAGCAAGCCGCTGTACCTGGGTGCCGGCGGCACGCTCTCGTTCGAGGCGCCGGCGGCCGGGCAGGGCGAGTACGAGGAGTACGTGTCCGACCCGGCCAAGCCGGTGCCGTTCGTGCCGCGCCCGGTCGACTTCGGCGACCGCGACATGTGGACCACCTGGCTGGTGCGCGACCAGCGCTTCGTCGACGGCCGCCCGGACGTGCTGACCTTCGTCAGCGAGCCGCTGGACGCTCCGCTCAGCATCGCCGGCGTGCCCGAGGTGAACCTGCAGGCTTCCACCAGCGGCAGCGACAGCGACTGGGTGGTGAAGCTGATCGACGTGTACCCGGACGAAGTGGCGTCGGACCCGAAGATGGGCGGCTACGAACTGGCGGTGTCGCTGGCGATCTTCCGCGGCCGCTACCGCGAGAGTTTCGAAACGCCCAAGCCGATCGCGCCGAACCAGCCGCTGGCGTACCGCTTCGGCCTGCCCACCGCCAACCACACCTTCCAGCGCGGCCACCGGGTGATGGTGCAGGTGCAGTCCAGCCTGTTCCCGCTGTACGACCGCAACCCGCAGACCTACGTGCCCAACATCTACTTCGCCAAGCCCGGCGACTACCAGAAGGCGACGCAGCGCATCTGGCACACGCCGCAGCAGGCGAGCTACATCAGCCTGCCGGTGCGCTGA
- a CDS encoding GGDEF domain-containing protein, translated as MVDVPTLLGYTTVVLLCLSLLVLVARPQAGKRLWLAMPFFAGACGCAFLIQPQAFPGRLGLQLGAFCIALAYAFGWQAIRAFYDRPPKWGWLLLPALLWLGLAIAVFGRYGWTTANASLRIGLACLYSALPAMELWRRRKRGIPSAGLLSIVFWVAAALSGLAAVFAHWLPQPLGAAPTQTWAVVFYNVRILLHVLLASALLVAMHKERDALRYYDDSVRDPMTGLYNRRFFQQRAEQWHDRGARHRSVLFFDIDHFKRINDRHGHRLGDAVIVLAAQVAWRSLRKGDWIFRFGGEEFVCVLPDTDLAQASAMAERLRLAFMAEARDVEGRRIDATISIGVATSVGGVPPVEALVAEADRMLYRAKAAGRNRAVSGLGGDPLLSGS; from the coding sequence ATGGTCGATGTCCCCACGCTGCTCGGCTACACCACCGTGGTGCTGCTGTGCCTGTCGCTGCTGGTGCTGGTCGCGCGCCCGCAGGCGGGCAAGCGCCTGTGGCTGGCGATGCCGTTCTTCGCCGGCGCCTGCGGCTGCGCCTTCCTGATCCAGCCGCAGGCGTTTCCCGGCAGGCTGGGCCTGCAACTGGGCGCGTTCTGCATCGCCCTCGCCTATGCGTTCGGCTGGCAGGCGATCCGCGCGTTCTACGACCGACCGCCGAAATGGGGCTGGCTGCTGCTGCCGGCGCTGCTGTGGCTGGGCCTGGCGATCGCGGTGTTCGGCCGCTACGGCTGGACCACGGCGAACGCGAGCCTGCGCATCGGGCTGGCCTGCCTGTACAGCGCGTTGCCGGCGATGGAGCTGTGGCGCCGGCGCAAGCGCGGCATTCCCTCCGCCGGCCTGCTGTCCATCGTGTTCTGGGTGGCCGCGGCGCTGTCGGGACTGGCCGCGGTGTTCGCGCACTGGCTGCCGCAGCCGCTGGGCGCCGCGCCCACCCAGACTTGGGCGGTGGTCTTCTACAACGTGCGGATCCTGCTGCACGTGCTGCTGGCCAGCGCGCTGCTGGTGGCCATGCACAAGGAGCGCGACGCGCTGCGCTACTACGACGACTCGGTACGCGATCCGATGACCGGCCTGTACAACCGCCGCTTCTTCCAGCAGCGCGCCGAGCAATGGCACGATCGCGGCGCGCGCCACCGCTCGGTGCTGTTCTTCGACATCGACCACTTCAAGCGCATCAACGATCGCCACGGCCACCGGCTCGGCGATGCGGTCATCGTGCTGGCCGCGCAGGTGGCATGGCGCAGCCTGCGCAAGGGCGACTGGATCTTCCGCTTCGGCGGCGAAGAGTTCGTCTGCGTGCTGCCGGACACAGACCTGGCGCAGGCCAGCGCGATGGCCGAGCGGCTGCGCCTGGCGTTCATGGCCGAGGCCAGGGACGTGGAAGGACGCCGCATCGACGCCACCATCAGCATCGGCGTGGCGACCTCCGTCGGCGGCGTGCCACCGGTCGAGGCGCTGGTCGCGGAAGCCGACCGCATGCTGTATCGGGCCAAGGCGGCCGGGCGCAACCGCGCGGTGTCCGGGCTCGGCGGCGATCCGCTGCTGAGCGGATCCTAG
- a CDS encoding glutamate-5-semialdehyde dehydrogenase: MNIRTQALQCRDAAQALAQLSSAAKQALLEAMAAALEADAEAILAANARDLDAARAKDVGSAMLDRLALDGTRLAGVAAALREVAALPDPVGQVTRDDVRPNGIRVQKVRVPLGVVAMIYEARPNVTADAAALCIKAGNGVILRGGSEAIHSNTAIAAALRRALREAGIGEDALTLVEDLRRETMLELLQLNDIVDLAIPRGGEGLIRFVAEHARVPVIKHYKGVCHLFVDASADLELAVKLLVDGKTTRPSACNALETLLVHADVAARFLPLAAQALQQRGVVLRGDDASRDLLPDIDAASDADYAAEFLDLILAIRVVPDLDAAIAHIRHYGSDHTEVIATADAANAEAFVQALRAAVVMVNASSRFSDGGELGLGAEIGISTTRLHAYGPMGLEALTVERFVVRGAGQVRH, translated from the coding sequence ATGAACATCCGAACCCAAGCCCTGCAATGCCGCGACGCCGCGCAGGCGCTGGCGCAGCTGTCGTCCGCGGCCAAGCAGGCCTTGCTGGAGGCGATGGCGGCGGCGCTGGAGGCGGACGCGGAGGCGATCCTCGCCGCCAATGCACGCGACCTGGACGCGGCGCGGGCCAAGGACGTCGGCAGCGCCATGCTCGACCGGCTGGCGCTGGACGGCACGCGCCTGGCCGGCGTCGCCGCGGCCTTGCGCGAGGTCGCGGCGCTGCCCGATCCGGTCGGCCAGGTCACCCGCGACGACGTGCGCCCGAACGGCATCCGCGTGCAGAAGGTGCGGGTGCCGCTGGGCGTGGTGGCGATGATCTACGAGGCGCGCCCGAACGTGACCGCCGATGCCGCGGCGCTGTGCATCAAGGCCGGCAACGGGGTGATCCTGCGCGGCGGCTCGGAGGCGATCCATTCCAACACCGCCATCGCCGCCGCGCTGCGGCGCGCGCTGCGCGAGGCCGGGATCGGCGAGGACGCGCTGACCCTGGTCGAGGACCTGCGCCGCGAAACGATGCTGGAACTGCTGCAGCTCAACGACATCGTCGACCTGGCGATCCCGCGCGGCGGCGAGGGCCTGATCCGCTTCGTCGCCGAACACGCGCGGGTGCCGGTGATCAAGCACTACAAGGGCGTGTGCCATCTGTTCGTGGACGCCTCGGCGGACCTGGAACTGGCGGTGAAGCTGCTGGTGGACGGCAAGACCACGCGCCCGTCCGCGTGCAATGCGCTGGAGACGCTGCTGGTGCACGCCGACGTCGCCGCGCGCTTCCTGCCGCTGGCGGCGCAGGCCCTGCAGCAACGCGGGGTGGTGTTGCGCGGCGACGACGCCAGCCGCGACCTGCTGCCGGACATCGACGCGGCCAGCGACGCCGACTACGCCGCCGAATTCCTCGACCTGATCCTGGCGATCCGCGTGGTGCCGGACCTGGACGCGGCGATCGCGCACATCCGCCACTATGGCTCGGACCACACCGAGGTCATCGCCACCGCCGATGCGGCCAACGCCGAGGCGTTCGTGCAGGCGCTGCGCGCGGCGGTGGTGATGGTCAACGCCTCCTCGCGCTTCTCCGACGGCGGCGAACTCGGCCTGGGCGCGGAGATCGGCATCTCCACCACGCGCCTGCACGCCTACGGCCCGATGGGCCTGGAAGCGCTGACCGTGGAGCGTTTCGTGGTGCGCGGCGCGGGCCAGGTGCGGCACTGA
- the proB gene encoding glutamate 5-kinase, translating to MNDTRPPVSPFAEQRLPPWRRAVLKVGSSLLAADGGGLSPRFALGLAQFVSANLAAGRELVIVSSGAVAAGRAILPRAAEAGAAIAARQALAALGQAQLIALWQRFFERPVAQVLLTHDDLRNRRRYLNARATLGELLRLGALPVVNENDTVSVDELKLGDNDNLAAIVAALVDADALFIATDIDGLYTADPRSDPQAQPLDDVPELTAAVLAMAGGSGSRVGTGGMRTKLEAAAKAGAAGIETYLFNGRSAEVVRGLAQDRLRGTRIHPARTRIAARKYWLRHVPVEPGAILVDAGAAAALADKGASLLPGGVAGAEGDFRRGDMVEVRLRDAAGERCLARGVSQYSAADIRRIARRHSRDIEAILGYNYGENVIHRDDMVLV from the coding sequence ATGAACGACACCCGCCCGCCCGTATCGCCCTTCGCCGAACAGCGCCTGCCGCCGTGGCGGCGCGCGGTGCTGAAGGTCGGCAGCAGCCTGCTGGCCGCCGACGGCGGCGGGCTGTCGCCGCGCTTCGCGCTGGGGCTGGCGCAGTTCGTCTCGGCCAACCTGGCGGCCGGGCGCGAACTGGTGATCGTGTCCTCCGGCGCGGTCGCCGCCGGCCGCGCGATCCTGCCGCGCGCCGCCGAGGCCGGCGCGGCGATCGCCGCGCGGCAGGCGCTGGCCGCGCTCGGCCAGGCGCAGCTGATCGCGCTGTGGCAGCGCTTCTTCGAGCGCCCGGTGGCGCAGGTGCTGCTGACCCACGACGACCTGCGCAACCGCCGCCGCTACCTCAACGCGCGCGCCACCCTGGGCGAACTGCTGCGGCTGGGCGCGCTGCCGGTGGTCAACGAGAACGACACGGTGTCGGTGGACGAGCTCAAGCTCGGCGACAACGACAACCTGGCCGCGATCGTCGCCGCGCTGGTCGATGCCGATGCGCTGTTCATCGCCACCGACATCGACGGCCTGTACACCGCCGACCCGCGCAGCGATCCGCAGGCGCAGCCGCTGGACGACGTGCCGGAACTGACCGCGGCGGTGCTGGCGATGGCCGGCGGCAGCGGCAGCCGCGTCGGCACCGGCGGCATGCGCACCAAGCTGGAGGCCGCGGCCAAGGCCGGCGCCGCCGGCATCGAGACCTACCTGTTCAACGGCCGCAGCGCCGAGGTGGTGCGCGGCCTGGCCCAGGACCGCCTGCGCGGCACCCGCATCCACCCCGCGCGCACCCGCATCGCCGCGCGCAAGTACTGGCTGCGCCACGTCCCGGTGGAACCCGGCGCGATCCTGGTCGACGCCGGCGCCGCTGCCGCACTGGCCGACAAGGGCGCCTCGCTGCTGCCCGGCGGCGTGGCCGGCGCCGAAGGCGACTTCCGCCGCGGCGACATGGTCGAAGTGCGCCTGCGCGACGCCGCCGGCGAACGCTGCCTGGCGCGCGGCGTCAGCCAGTACTCGGCCGCCGACATACGCCGCATCGCCCGCCGCCACTCGCGCGACATCGAGGCGATCCTGGGGTACAACTACGGAGAGAACGTGATTCATCGCGACGACATGGTGCTCGTGTAG
- a CDS encoding YciI family protein, whose product MNTLYLVLAMRKPDFPAAVIEPHRAFLARLRAEDLLELAGGFADGSGGAYLLKNVASLEAARALVAQDPLALQDASELTVHAWQAH is encoded by the coding sequence ATGAACACGCTGTATCTGGTGCTGGCGATGCGCAAACCCGATTTCCCCGCGGCGGTGATCGAGCCGCACCGCGCATTCCTGGCGCGGCTGCGCGCCGAGGACCTGCTGGAACTCGCCGGCGGCTTCGCCGATGGCAGCGGCGGCGCCTACCTGCTGAAGAACGTCGCCAGCCTGGAGGCCGCGCGGGCGCTGGTGGCGCAGGATCCGCTGGCGCTGCAGGACGCTTCCGAGCTGACCGTGCACGCCTGGCAGGCCCACTGA
- a CDS encoding cupin domain-containing protein: protein MGVVDTATAEHYSWGSGCDGWHLLRGGDLGVIEERMPPGSAEQRHLHRHARQFFYVLAGQAVLELDGRQHALGAGQGLHVPPGCAHQMRNASAAELRFLLVSAPHSHGDREPALPAATHTHEDDR from the coding sequence ATGGGCGTCGTCGACACCGCCACTGCCGAGCACTACTCCTGGGGCAGCGGTTGCGACGGCTGGCATCTGCTGCGCGGCGGCGACCTGGGCGTGATCGAGGAACGCATGCCGCCAGGCAGTGCCGAACAGCGCCACCTGCATCGCCACGCGCGGCAGTTCTTCTACGTGCTGGCCGGGCAGGCGGTGCTGGAACTGGACGGGCGGCAGCATGCGCTCGGCGCCGGCCAGGGGCTGCACGTGCCGCCCGGCTGCGCGCACCAGATGCGCAACGCCTCGGCGGCGGAGCTGCGTTTTCTGCTGGTGTCGGCCCCGCATAGCCATGGCGACCGCGAACCGGCGCTGCCCGCTGCCACGCACACCCACGAGGACGACCGATGA
- the argH gene encoding argininosuccinate lyase: protein MTNLLWQKPGVAVDAKIQAFLAGDDVILDREFFLHDIAASAAHAEGLQRIGILSADELAGLQRELAVLAEDFRSGGFVLDERFEDGHSAIEARLTERLGDAGRKIHTGRSRNDQILVATRLWLKERLAQLAQLSREIAKVALDRAQAEQALPLPGYTHIQRAVVSSAGMWWAGWAEAFIDDAIRAADTLRLIDANPLGTAAGYGVNLKLDREHTTAALGFARMQVSPVYAQLSRGKFEMAALEALGSATLDLRRLAWDLSLFTSGEFGFVALPAQYTTGSSIMPNKRNPDVIELMRATHASVAAARTEIEQLLSLPSGYHRDLQSSKGAIFHGFGRGLAALELLPALLANLEWREDRLRAAIDSGMYATDVAVEAALAGVPFREAYQAAAAASDSAGQGRTPEGSLAARVSPGAAADLRLAQLQARWDALT, encoded by the coding sequence ATGACCAACCTCCTCTGGCAAAAACCCGGCGTCGCCGTCGACGCCAAGATCCAGGCCTTCCTGGCCGGCGACGACGTGATCCTGGACCGCGAGTTCTTCCTGCACGACATCGCCGCCAGCGCCGCGCACGCCGAAGGCCTGCAGCGCATCGGCATCCTGTCGGCCGACGAGCTGGCCGGGCTGCAGCGCGAGCTGGCGGTCCTGGCCGAGGATTTCCGCAGCGGCGGGTTCGTGCTCGACGAGCGCTTCGAGGACGGGCATTCGGCGATCGAGGCACGGCTGACCGAGCGCCTGGGCGATGCCGGCCGCAAGATCCACACCGGGCGCAGCCGCAACGACCAGATCCTGGTCGCCACGCGGCTGTGGCTGAAGGAGCGGCTGGCGCAACTGGCGCAGCTCAGCCGCGAGATCGCCAAGGTCGCGCTGGACCGCGCGCAGGCCGAGCAGGCGCTGCCGCTGCCCGGCTACACCCACATCCAGCGCGCCGTGGTGTCCTCGGCCGGGATGTGGTGGGCCGGCTGGGCCGAGGCCTTCATCGACGATGCGATCCGCGCCGCCGACACGCTGCGCCTGATCGACGCCAACCCGCTCGGCACCGCCGCTGGCTACGGCGTCAATCTGAAACTCGACCGCGAACACACCACCGCCGCGCTCGGCTTCGCGCGCATGCAGGTCTCGCCCGTCTACGCGCAGCTCTCGCGCGGCAAGTTCGAGATGGCCGCGCTGGAAGCGCTGGGCAGCGCGACCCTGGACCTGCGCCGGCTGGCCTGGGACCTGTCGCTGTTCACCAGCGGCGAGTTCGGCTTCGTCGCGCTGCCGGCGCAGTACACCACCGGCAGTTCGATCATGCCCAACAAGCGCAACCCGGACGTGATCGAACTGATGCGCGCCACCCACGCCAGCGTCGCCGCCGCGCGCACCGAGATCGAGCAGCTGCTGTCGCTGCCGTCCGGCTATCACCGCGACCTGCAGAGCAGCAAGGGCGCGATCTTCCACGGCTTCGGCCGCGGCCTGGCCGCGCTGGAACTGCTGCCGGCGCTGCTGGCCAACCTGGAGTGGCGCGAGGACAGGCTGCGTGCGGCGATCGACTCGGGCATGTACGCCACCGACGTCGCGGTCGAGGCGGCGCTGGCCGGCGTGCCGTTCCGCGAGGCCTACCAGGCCGCGGCGGCGGCGTCGGACAGCGCAGGGCAGGGGCGCACCCCGGAAGGCAGCCTGGCCGCGCGGGTCTCGCCCGGTGCCGCCGCCGACCTGCGCCTGGCGCAGTTGCAGGCGCGCTGGGACGCGCTGACCTGA
- the argC gene encoding N-acetyl-gamma-glutamyl-phosphate reductase, with translation MTTSKTHAVGIVGARGHTGAELIKLVAAHPQLQLAFVSSRELDGQRVAEHSAAYRGELRYENLDADAVAAKRADAVVLALPNGKAAPYVAALDAAAAADPAAVDPVIVDLSADYRFDPGWYYGLPELTRGRYAGQKRISNPGCYATAMQLAIAPLLDQLAGPPQCFGVSGYSGAGTTPSDKNNPELLRDNLMPYALTDHMHEREVSTQLGVPVEFMPHVAPHFRGITMTVNLWLQQPLALDAIQRRYRERYAGEPLVEVLDEAPWVSRIAGRHGVQIGGFTLAPGNKRLVVVATLDNLLKGAATQAMQNLNLALGLDELASIPVVGQPQ, from the coding sequence ATGACTACTTCCAAGACCCATGCCGTCGGCATCGTCGGCGCGCGCGGCCATACCGGCGCCGAACTGATCAAGCTGGTCGCCGCGCATCCGCAGTTGCAGCTGGCCTTCGTGTCCTCGCGCGAGCTGGACGGCCAGCGCGTGGCCGAGCACAGCGCCGCCTACCGGGGCGAGCTGCGCTACGAGAACCTGGACGCCGACGCGGTCGCGGCCAAGCGCGCCGACGCGGTGGTGCTGGCGCTGCCCAACGGCAAGGCCGCGCCCTACGTGGCGGCGCTGGACGCGGCCGCGGCCGCCGATCCGGCCGCGGTCGATCCGGTGATCGTCGATCTGTCGGCCGACTACCGCTTCGATCCGGGCTGGTACTACGGCCTGCCGGAACTGACCCGCGGCCGCTATGCCGGGCAGAAGCGGATCAGCAATCCCGGCTGCTACGCCACCGCGATGCAGCTGGCGATCGCGCCGCTGCTCGACCAGCTGGCCGGGCCGCCGCAGTGCTTCGGCGTGTCCGGCTATTCCGGCGCCGGCACCACGCCGTCGGACAAGAACAACCCCGAGTTGCTGCGCGACAACCTGATGCCGTATGCGCTGACCGACCACATGCACGAGCGCGAAGTGTCCACGCAACTGGGCGTGCCGGTGGAGTTCATGCCGCACGTGGCGCCGCATTTCCGCGGCATCACCATGACCGTGAACCTGTGGCTGCAGCAACCGCTGGCACTGGACGCGATCCAGCGCCGCTACCGCGAGCGCTACGCCGGCGAGCCGCTGGTCGAGGTGCTCGACGAAGCGCCCTGGGTCAGCCGCATCGCCGGCAGGCACGGCGTGCAGATCGGCGGCTTCACCCTGGCCCCGGGCAACAAGCGCCTGGTGGTCGTGGCGACGCTGGACAACCTGCTCAAGGGCGCGGCGACGCAGGCGATGCAGAATCTCAATCTGGCGCTGGGCTTGGACGAGCTGGCCTCGATCCCGGTGGTGGGGCAGCCGCAATGA